The Triticum dicoccoides isolate Atlit2015 ecotype Zavitan chromosome 6A, WEW_v2.0, whole genome shotgun sequence genome has a window encoding:
- the LOC119318639 gene encoding uncharacterized protein LOC119318639: MQGPMEPRIINGVEIVFGTRSECDVPSWECPHCHQKMETIRFLVFDFPPLYCVGCKSMNPNNFSLNLATVLMNGISIVGEVKEQKIKVGDPGECVAYAVAQLAEMMNRIVIACSAEEPVLSAANTYCVPEHFISRFAKEFPDRTTGGGVHKILRMLSMLLAGVPMESMSTKSVSHHFTGGEIRAIHCDDFEEVCRQIADGNAVLATFYDGVGYAQLQYCQYYTAMPASVVARLLADGEHVSAHVVVLVGVISEQGHRAYFALDSAGTAFCRQVGSTEGWRSLFNWNKKSQLGGYGKITADSAWYTNFFKVSRQNDHGLPPKLFVANHDPDDYIVDNMPTDLIFAPQEERDDMLATRNQRYAFHGRYLRRRFRQLRY, from the exons ATGCAAGGTCCTATGGAACCCCGGATAATTAATGGAGTCGAAATCGTTTTTGGCACTAGAAGTGAATGTGATGTCCCAAGCTGGGAGTGTCCTCATTGCCATCAGAAGATGGAAACTATAAGATTCCTTGTGTTTGATTTCCCACCATTGTACTGTGTTGGCTGTAAATCTATG AACCCAAATAACTTCAGTTTAAACCTTGCAACTGTCTTGATGAATGGAATTTCGATTGTGGGTGAAGTCAAAGAACAGAAAATCAAAGTAGGCGATCCTG GTGAATGTGTGGCATATGCAGTAGCTCAACTGGCTGAGATGATGAACAGGATAGTGATTGCGTGCTCGGCCGAGGAACCTGTATTAAGTGCGGCTAACACTTATTGTGTTCCAGAACACTTCATTAGTCGATTTGCTAAAGAGTTCCCTGACAGAACTACTGGTGGCGGTGTCCACAAAATTCTGCGCATGCTTTCAATGCTTTTGGCAGGAGTCCCAATGGAATCCATG TCAACTAAAAGTGTGAGTCATCACTTCACTGGTGGTGAAATCCGGGCCATTCACTGTGATGATTTCGAGGAAGTTTGTCGGCAAATTGCTGATGGCAATGCTGTGCTTGCTACCTTCTATGATGGTGTTGGATATGCACAACTGCAGTATTGTCAATACTACACAGCTATGCCTGCCTCTGTTGTGGCTCGACTTTTGGCTGATGGGGAGCATGTTTCTGCTCATGTTGTTGTGCTAGTTGGAGTGATATCAGAACAGGGACATAGGGCTTACTTTGCACTAGATTCAGCAGGAACAGCCTTTTGCAGGCAGGTGGGAAGTACTGAAGGGTGGCGATCTTTGTTCAACTGGAACAAAAAGAGTCAACTCGGAGGATATGGAAAAATCACCGCCGATAGTGCTTGGTACACTAATTTCTTCAAGGTTTCTAGACAGAATGATCATGGGCTGCCTCCTAAACTCTTTG TTGCTAATCATGACCCTGATGATTATATTGTGGATAACATGCCGACTGATTTGATCTTCGCTCCACAAGAAGAAAGGGATGACATGCTTGCTACACGTAACCAGCGGTATGCCTTTCATGGAAGGTACTTGAGGCGTCGTTTTCGTCAGTTAAGGTATTGA
- the LOC119318640 gene encoding xyloglucan endotransglycosylase/hydrolase protein 8-like: protein MAARSSALLAVLAVAVAAVSVLLTGAKADFDDQFEAIGDRDHIGYRDDGKEKGQEFSLELDQESGSGFKSKAKYLFGEFEVKMKLVDGNSAGTVTSFYLTSGESATHDEIDIEFMGNSSGDPYVMNTNVWASGDGKKEHQFYLWFDPSADFHTYKITWNPKNIIFEVDGVPVRTFKKYDGLPFPSSRPMTVHATLWDGSYWATQHGTVKIHWRHDPFVVPYKAYHANGCVHDKATNKTSCPAGSDAWMRRELGEEELKTVAWAERNCLSYNYCADGWRFPKGFPGECGRDL, encoded by the exons ATGGCGGCTAGGTCGTCGGCCCTCCTCGCCGTGCTGGCGGTGGCGGTCGCCGCCGTGAGCGTCCTCCTCACGGGGGCCAAGGCCGACTTCGACGACCAGTTCGAGGCGATCGGCGACCGCGACCACATCGGGTACCGGGACGACGGCAAGGAAAAGGGCCAGGAGTTCTCGCTGGAGCTCGACCAGGAGTCCGGCTCCGGCTTCAAGTCCAAGGCCAAGTACCTCTTCGGCGAGTTCGAGGTCAAGATGAAGCTCGTCGACGGCAACTCCGCCGGCACAGTCACCTCCTTCTAC CTGACCTCCGGCGAGAGCGCGACCCACGACGAGATCGACATCGAGTTCATGGGCAACTCCAGCGGCGACCCCTACGTGATGAACACCAACGTGTGGGCCAGCGGCGACGGCAAGAAGGAGCACCAGTTCTACCTCTGGTTCGACCCCTCCGCCGACTTCCACACCTACAAGATCACCTGGAACCCCAAGAACATCATCTTCGAGGTCGACGGCGTGCCCGTGCGCACCTTCAAGAAGTACGACGGCCTGCCCTTCCCCTCCAGCCGCCCCATGACGGTGCACGCCACGCTGTGGGACGGCAGCTACTGGGCGACGCAGCACGGCACCGTCAAGATCCACTGGCGCCACGACCCCTTCGTCGTCCCCTACAAGGCGTACCACGCCAACGGCTGCGTCCACGACAAGGCCACCAACAAGACCTCCTGCCCCGCCGGCAGCGACGCCTGGATGCGCCGCGAGCTCGGCGAGGAGGAGCTCAAGACCGTCGCCTGGGCCGAGCGCAACTGCCTCTCCTACAACTACTGCGCTGACGGCTGGAGGTTCCCCAAGGGATTCCCCGGCGAGTGCGGACGCGACCTATGA